CGCAAACTCTCAATGCTTGTCATGTCGGGATTGGTCGCCATGTCGCTGGCGGCCGCGCCGGTGCTGTCCAGCGCCTATGCCGCCGGCAGTGACGAGCCCTCGTCACCGCCCAAGTCGGACTCCTCGTCCAAGAAGGGCAAGAAGAAGAGCTCTTCCGTCAGCGATCCCAAATTCCTCGCCGCCTATCGCACAGCCTACACTGCGATCTACGACAACCACGACTACAGCGGCGCGATCGGTCAGTTGAAGTCCCTCAAGCGCGACGACGTCGCCGACGTCGCCAACCTGATCGGCTACTCCTATCGCAAGCTCGGCGACTACCAGTCGTCGAAGGTGTATTACGAACTGGCGCTGAAGGACGATCCGAACCACGTCCGCACCTGGCAGTATTACGGCCTCTGGCAGCTCGAACAGGGCAACCGCGAACAGGCGCAGTATCACCTGAACAAGATCGCCTCGCTCGCCGGCACCGACAGCTCCGAATATCGCTCGCTTGCCACCGCGCTCGACAAGCCGACCGGCGCGACGCTCGTCTACTGAGACGATCGCATCTTCAACCTCGCCAACGGGCACAACCTTTCGGTTGTGCCCGTTTGGCTTTGTCGGCTAGCCTCTCGCATCGATTTTCCCGATAAATTGGTGAGCAATGGACCCGTGGCAGCGATCCGCGATCGACTACATCGCCTCCTGGATCGAATTCCAACTGACGACGATCCAGCAGCCAGGCGTCACCGTCGCCTTCGCCCATCGCGGCG
The sequence above is drawn from the Bradyrhizobium amphicarpaeae genome and encodes:
- a CDS encoding tetratricopeptide repeat protein; its protein translation is MRKLSMLVMSGLVAMSLAAAPVLSSAYAAGSDEPSSPPKSDSSSKKGKKKSSSVSDPKFLAAYRTAYTAIYDNHDYSGAIGQLKSLKRDDVADVANLIGYSYRKLGDYQSSKVYYELALKDDPNHVRTWQYYGLWQLEQGNREQAQYHLNKIASLAGTDSSEYRSLATALDKPTGATLVY